GCCACGGTGCGGCCGTGGCAGCTGATGACCGGGAAGGTGCTGGGCATCGGCGCGGTCGGGCTGATGCAGATGGTGCTGATCGGGGTGGTCGGGATCGCCTCCGGGCTGGCCACCGGGGTGCTGACGATCTCGGTGTCGGCCGCGGCGGGCACCGTGGTGTGGCTGATCGTGTGGTACCTGCTGGGGTTCCTGATGTACTCGATCGTCTTCGCCGGGCTGGGGGCGCTGGTGTCGCGGCAGGAGGACGTGGGCGGCGCGGTCACCCCGGCGCTGTTCTTCGTCATCGCCGGGTACGTGGTGGGGATTTCGGTGCTGCCCTCCGATCCGGGCAGCAGCCTGGTCGCGGTGCTGTCGATCATCCCGGTGTTCGCGCCGACGCTGATGCCGATGCGGCTGGCGATGGGCGGGGTGGCGCCGTGGGAGGCGATCGTGTCGGTCGGGCTGGTCGTGGTGCTGATCCCGGTGCTGGTGTGGTTGTCCGCGCGGATCTACCGCAACGCCGTCCTGCGCACCGGCGCGAAGGTCGGGTTCCGGGAGGCGCTGCGCGCGGCGTGAGGTGAGCAAGATCGGAGAAGACCGGCGTACCGGGTTCTCCTGGGGTCGGTGCGGAGCCGGCCTCGCCTGGGGGCGGGGCCGGCCCGGTCAGTTCACCGGCTGAGCCTGCGGTAGCGGCGCACCGACAGCGGCAGGAACACCGCGATGCCCACCGTCGGCCACAGCACCGCCAGCAGCAGCGCGTTGTCGTCGAACCAGCTGCCGGTGTGCCAGCCGGGGTTGCCGAGCAGATCGCGCACCGCGGCCGCCGTCGCCGAGAGCGGGTTGGCGTCCGCGATCGTGCCGAGCCAGCCGGGCATGGTGCCGGGCGAGACGAACACGTTGGACAGGAAACCCAGCGGCCACACCAGGATCTGCAGGGCCACCACGCTTTCCGGGCCCTTGGCGACGAGTCCGAGGCAGAGGCCCAGCCACAGCAGCGCGAACCGCAGCAGCACGAGCAGCCCGCACCCGGCGAGGACGACCAGGCCCGCGACCGAGTTGAGCAGATCGGCGACCGCCCGGCCCGCCACGGGGGCGGCCGAGGCCATCGGCAGTGAGCGGAACCGGTCGGTGGAGCCACGTGCGACGTCGGTGGCGATCCCGGTGAAGGTGGTCTCGATGCCGACCGACGATCACCGCGGCCGGCCGGCGCGTCCAGTGCACCAGTTCGCGGCGGGTCATCGTCCAGCAGTCGGTGATGGTCCAGCGCAGGGCAGTCATACCGGCACCTCTCGTGCGGTCAGCTCCAGGAACACCTCGTGGAGCGTGGGGCGGCGCGGGGTGAGGTCGGCGATGCCGATCCCGGCCCCGTCGAAGGCCGCCGCGAGCCCGGCCAGCACCCGGACCCGGTCGTGCGCCGGGACACTGAAACCGTTGTCGCCCCGCTCGGCCTCGGCGCCGGTGACCCGGGTGGCGAGCGCGGCCGCGGCGGGCAGGTCCGCGGCGTCGTGCAGGACCACTTCGACGCGGTCGCCGCCGATGCGGGACTTCAGCTCCGCCGGGGAGCCCTCGGCGACGAGCGCGCCGTGGTCGAGCACCGCGATCCGGCCCGCGAGCTGGTCGGCCTCGTCGAGGTACTGGGTGGTGAGCAGCACCGTGGTGCCCTCGGCGACGAGTTCCCGCACCGCGGCCCACACCTCGCTGCGGCCGCGCGGGTCCAGCCCCGTGGTGGGCTCGTCCAGGAACAGCACCTCCGGTGAGCAGCAGCCCGGCGGCCAGGTCGAGGCGGCGGCGCATCCCGCCGGAGTACTGCTTGACCGGTTTCTCCCCCGCCTCCGCCAGGCCCATCCGCTCCAGCAGTTCCGCCGCCCGCTGCCGCGCCCGGCGCGCGCCGAGGTGGTAGAGCCTGCCGAACATCTCCAGGTTCTGCCGCCCGCCCAGCACCGCGTCGACCGCGGCGTGCTCGCCGACCAGCCCGATGCGGTAGCGGACCCGCGCGGCGTCCCGGACAACGTCGAGACCCGCCACGCTCACACGGCCGGCGTCGGGCCGCAGCAGGGTGGCGAGGATGCGCACACAGGTGGTCTTGCCCGCGCCGTCAGATGACCGAGTACAGCGCGAGCGGCGACCCGAAACGCAGTTTCGAGCTCCTCTGGGGGTTGCACGAGGCACCGTCCCGGGGTCCGAAGGCCCGCTTCACCGTCGAGGAGGTCACCCGCGTCGCGATCCGCCTCGCCGACGCCGCGGGCCTGACCGCCGTGTCGATGCGGCGGGTCGCCGAGGAGCTGGGCGCCAGCACGATGTCGCTCTACACCTACGTGCCGGGCAAGGCCGAGCTGCTGGACCTGATGATCGACACGGTCGTCGGCGAGACCGCACGCCCGGACGACGTGCCCGGCGGATGGCGGGGCGGGCTGGAACACCTCGCCAGGGAGAACGCCGCGCTGACGCTGGTGCTGGGCTACGTGCAGTCCGCGATGCGTGGCGTGGTCGAGGCCGGGCAGGCGGCGCGGCGCAGCGGCCGGAGCGACGTGCAGTGGTGGGAGTCCTACGCGCCACTGCTGGAGAAGGTGTTCGACCCGGACCGGTTCCCGCTGGCGGCGCGGGTCGGCGCGTCCGCCGGGGAGGCATACCAGGCACCGTCCGATCCGCACGCCTTCGAGTTCGGGCTGGCCCGCATCCTCGACGGCATCGAGGCACTGATCAACGGGCGCGACGGAAAACCCGGTGCGCCACGTCCCACCGCGGGTTAGGGTCGTGATCATGCGCTTCCCTCAGATCTACGGCTGACCCGAGCTGGTCGTGTCCCCTGTGCCGTCCGAGATCTCCCGAGAAGTGGTGTCCCATGTCTTCCCTGTCCCGTCGTCGCGCGCACATCGCGATGGTCGGCGTTCCCGCCGTCAGCCACGTCCTGCCGAGCCTCGAGGTCATCCGTGAGCTGGTGGCCCGCGGCCATCGCGTGACCTACGCCAACGACCCCGCGGTGCGTGACCTGGTCGCGGGCACCGGCGCCGAGCCGGTCACCTGCACCTCGACGCTGCCGGTGGCCGACAACGACTGGCCCGACGACCCGATCGCCGCGATGGAGCTGTTCCTCGACGACGCCATCCAGGCGCTGCCACAGCTGCACGCCGTCTACGACGCCGATCCCGCCGACCTCTACCTCTACGACATCGGCGCCTACGCCGCGCGCGCCCTCGCCGAGTCGCAGGGCCGGCCGGTCCTGCAGTTGTCCCCGACGTTCGTGGCGTGGAAGGGCTACGAGGAGGAGGTCTCGGCGCAGCTGTGGCAGCTGCCCGGAGCCGAGGGCTACCGGGCGAAGTTCGCGC
This is a stretch of genomic DNA from Amycolatopsis endophytica. It encodes these proteins:
- a CDS encoding ABC transporter permease, with the protein product MASAAPVAGRAVADLLNSVAGLVVLAGCGLLVLLRFALLWLGLCLGLVAKGPESVVALQILVWPLGFLSNVFVSPGTMPGWLGTIADANPLSATAAAVRDLLGNPGWHTGSWFDDNALLLAVLWPTVGIAVFLPLSVRRYRRLSR
- a CDS encoding TetR/AcrR family transcriptional regulator → MTEYSASGDPKRSFELLWGLHEAPSRGPKARFTVEEVTRVAIRLADAAGLTAVSMRRVAEELGASTMSLYTYVPGKAELLDLMIDTVVGETARPDDVPGGWRGGLEHLARENAALTLVLGYVQSAMRGVVEAGQAARRSGRSDVQWWESYAPLLEKVFDPDRFPLAARVGASAGEAYQAPSDPHAFEFGLARILDGIEALINGRDGKPGAPRPTAG